The following are encoded in a window of Manihot esculenta cultivar AM560-2 chromosome 8, M.esculenta_v8, whole genome shotgun sequence genomic DNA:
- the LOC110621321 gene encoding pentatricopeptide repeat-containing protein At1g02060, chloroplastic, protein MIAIPTSRSRALPFFAKQFCKLIYQELHVAVRHYSQIIRNHGDEELDANVKPKASTKTNKAKSMARLINSKTWSSELESSLSSLSSSFSKTTVLQVLRLIKTPSKALQFFNWVSQMGFSHNDQSYFLMLEILGRARNLNVARNFLFSIKRKSNGMVKLEDRFFNSLIRSYGRAGLFQESVKLFTSMKSVGVSPSVVTFNSLLLILLKRGRTNMAQSVFDEMLSTYGVTPDTYTFNILIRGFCKNSMVDEGFRYFKEMSRFKCDPDIVTYNTLIDGLCIAGKVKIAHNVVKGMIKKSADLNPDVVTYTTLVRGYCMKQEIDEALVVFQEMVNKGLKPNEVTYNTLIKGLCEVQRIDKIKEILEGALGSGGFTPDTCTFNTLMNAHCNAGNVNEAMSAFERMMELKVQPDSATYSVLIRNLCQRGDFERAEQLFDELLDKEILLRDDGCTPLVAAYKSIFEFLCKNGKTNKAERVFRQLMKRGTQDPPSYKTLIMGHCREGTCEAGHELLVLMLRRDFVPDFETYQSLIDGLLLKGEPLLAYQTLEKMLKSSHVPKTSTFHSILAGLLEKGCARESASFIVLMLEGKIRQNVNLSTHTIRSLFSSGLRDKAFQIVGLLYDNGYVVGMEELIVFLSQNRKLIEAHKMILFCLEKHQNVDSGTCDTVIEGLCKMKKLSEAFRLYYELVEKGHHHQLSCLEDLRVALEAAGRSEEVKFLTKRMPQKWQSDKPAETSSRVQGH, encoded by the exons ATGATTGCCATTCCCACCTCTCGGAGTCGGGCATTGCCATTCTTTGCTAAGCAATTTTGCAAGCTCATCTATCAAGAGCTTCATGTAGCTGTCAG GCACTACTCTCAAATCATCAGGAATCATGGTGATGAAGAATTGGATGCTAATGTTAAACCAAAGGCATCTACAAAAACCAATAAGGCTAAATCGATGGCCAGACTCATcaactccaaaacttggtcATCTGAGCTTGAGTCTTCGCtttcatctctttcttcttcATTCTCTAAAACTACTGTCCTCCAAGTTCTTCGCTTAATCAAGACCCCATCAAAAGCCCTTCAATTCTTCAATTGGGTTTCACAAATGGGGTTCTCTCACAACGACCAATCTTATTTCTTGATGTTAGAAATCTTAGGTCGGGCTCGTAATCTCAATGTAGCGCGTAATTTCCTCTTCTCCATCAAGAGAAAGTCTAATGGGATGGTTAAGCTAGAGGATAGATTCTTTAATAGCTTAATTAGGAGTTATGGCCGAGCTGGGTTGTTTCAAGAGTCTGTAAAGCTTTTTACGTCGATGAAATCTGTTGGAGTTTCTCCATCCGTGGTGACATTTAATAGTCTTTTGTTGATTTTGCTCAAACGTGGACGGACCAATATGGCCCAGAGTGTGTTTGATGAAATGCTTAGCACATATGGTGTTACGCCTGACACCTATACCTTCAACATTCTGATTAGAGGTTTCTGTAAGAATTCAATGGTTGATGAGGGGTTTAGGTATTTCAAGGAGATGTCACGTTTTAAATGTGATCCTGATATTGTAACTTATAATACATTAATTGATGGGTTATGCATAGCGGGGAAGGTTAAGATTGCGCATAATGTGGTTAAGGGTATGATCAAGAAAAGTGCAGATTTGAATCCTGATGTTGTTACTTATACAACTTTGGTTAGAGGATATTGTATGAAGCAAGAAATTGATGAGGCTTTGGTTGTTTTTCAAGAGATGGTGAATAAAGGATTAAAACCGAATGAAGTTACTTATAACACTCTTATTAAGGGTCTTTGTGAAGTGCAGAGGATTGACAAGATCAAAGAGATTTTGGAGGGAGCCTTAGGGAGTGGAGGATTTACTCCTGATACCTGTACTTTTAATACATTGATGAATGCACATTGCAATGCAGGGAATGTAAATGAAGCAATGAGCGCATTTGAGAGGATGATGGAGTTGAAGGTCCAACCAGATTCTGCTACATATAGTGTTCTGATTAGAAACTTGTGTCAAAGaggagactttgagagagcaGAGCAGTTGTTTGATGAGCTATTAGACAAGGAAATTTTATTAAGAGATGATGGGTGTACACCTTTGGTTGCAGCATACAAATCCATATTTGAATTTTTGTGTAAAAATGGGAAGACTAACAAGGCAGAAAGAGTTTTCAGGCAGCTAATGAAAAGGGGAACCCAAGATCCTCCTTCTTACAAGACACTGATAATGGGGCACTGTAGGGAAGGTACATGTGAAGCTGGGCATGAGCTCTTGGTCTTGATGTTAAGAAGAGACTTTGTGCCTGATTTTGAGACCTATCAGTCATTGATTGATGGTCTCTTGCTGAAGGGTGAACCTCTTCTTGCCTACCAAACTCTGGAGAAGATGCTAAAGAGCTCCCATGTTCCTAAAACTTCTACTTTCCATTCAATACTAGCAGGACTTCTGGAAAAGGGGTGTGCACGTGAATCAGCTAGCTTCATAGTATTGATGTTGGAGGGAAAAATTAGGCAAAATGTGAATCTATCAACACATACTATAAGATCACTGTTTAGTAGTGGACTGCGGGATAAAGCATTTCAGATTGTTGGGTTACTTTATGATAATGGATATGTTGTTGGCATGGAAGAATTGATTGTTTTCCTTTCTCAAAATAGAAAGTTAATAGAAGCACACAAAATGATTCTGTTTTGTTTGGAGAAACATCAGAATGTTGATAGCGGCACATGTGATACAGTAATTGAAGGTCTATGTAAAATGAAAAAACTTTCAGAAGCATTTAGGTTGTACTATGAATTGGTGGAGAAAGGCCATCATCATCAACTGAGCTGTCTAGAAGATCTGAGAGTTGCCTTGGAAGCTGCAGGGAGATCAGAAGAAGTAAAGTTTCTAACTAAGAGGATGCCGCAAAAGTGGCAGTCAGACAAACCAGCAGAAACAAGCTCCAGGGTGCAGGGACATTAG